The sequence TTCCGAAACTAACTAATCACGGCTATTAAATGCTATACACCTATCTGATCGAAAAACGGCAGCAATTACCAATGTGGCTCCAAAAGAAGGAGGCAAGATGAGTTTGGCAAGGATGTCGATAGCATTAAAGCTGCCTCCAAACCGCACAGAACGTGTTCAGAACGATCCTCAAGGCTCATCCTGCACCATTAAGAAAGTCGAACGATTTTCAGTATGAAAGAAATAAATCACCTATCAACTGTCACTTTGATGAACTAGAATATCTCTTAATTTTTAAATCTGGAAAGAATCATTTCATCCCCCAAAATTCACAAAAAATACAAAAATTTTCAAAGAGATGTCAATCTGTAGGCCGTCACTCACAGTATGAATAACTGAATCAATACAACACCCTGATTTCTTTTGAGTCTATCTTGGTTTTTCGTAGACTAACAACGGATTTTAGGATAAAACCCTATCAGATTAGCAACATTGGCCACCTTGTTTACAGCAAATAATTGAACGGATCACTTGGAAATAAACGTTCTGAAGCCAGAGAAAGAAGGCGCTCACCTTGCCTACACGCGCTCTTTAACCTCTCCTTTTGGAGAATACTAGGATATACATTTGAATTTCCAGAACATGGATCATGACCTTTATTGCATTAAGTTTGCTTTGGAAGAGTGATATCGTTTAGTTAATGATTAATTTGCAAATAGAGTTGGGGCTATTTTAATATTTGGCATTAATGATTCCCAGAAACCCTGCACTTTATCTCTAACCTGAAAAAAGTGTCACGATAACTTCTATTCTGATATTCAGCATTTTGGCTAACGTCTCTTCCGGCCTGCATGACAAACTATTTAAACCACTACTTTCATAAAACATAGGGACCTCCCAAATGATAGCTGTACAATTTATCCACCGGTTACTGCTGGTTATCACGCTCGCACTGCTGACGGCCTGCGGCAGCTCACAAGAGCGCGAGCAAAAGTATCTTGAAAAAGCCCAGTCCTTTTACGATCAGAACAATCTTGAGAAAGCCCGTGTAGAGCTAAAAAATGTTCTGCAAATCAACCCCAAAAACATGGATGCTAATTTTCTTTTGGCTCAAGTCGAAGAAAAAAGCCAAAATTGGCAAAAAGTATTCGGTTTATTATCCGCCGTTGTCGAAGGCCAACCGGACCGTTTCGATGCTCAAGTTAAACTGGGTAAATTATTTTTAATCAGCGGCAACGTAGAGAAAGCGGAAGAAAAAGCGGATTTAGTCCTGGCAAAAGCTCCTGAAAATATCGATGCTCTGGCATTAAAAGGCGCGATATTCCTACGTAAAGAAGACCCGACCCAAGCGAAGGCGCTTTTTGAAAAAGTCTTGGCACTCGAACCGGGCCAACAAGACGCAACCTTATTAATGGTGAAAATTCTGGGTGACGAGAAAAAAATTGATGAGGCATTGCAGTTAGTAGAATCGGCTTTAAAAGTCCATCCTGATGCGATTAATCTTGCGTTGGTAAAAATCAATATTCTTTCTGCTCAAGGCAAAAAAGATCAGGTTGAAGCCGAGATGAAAGCCTTGGCAATGCAATTTCCGGAAAATGAAAATTTGAATTATGGGTTAGCCAAGTTTTATGCATCCGATAAACGTATTGATGAGGCTGAACAGGTATTAAACAATTTAATAACTAAACTGCCAGAAGCTGATGGCCCCAAGTTAGCTTTGGTCGATTTTTTGATCTCACAAAGAAGCAAAGACATAGCTGAAACCAAATTGCAGGCCCTAATCAAGGAAAACCCAAAAAACTTTAGCCTGCGTTTTGCCTTACTCAGAATCTATCAGGATCAACCGGACCGTATCAAAGAAGTTCTGAATACCATCGTTGCTGATGATCCCGGCGGTAAACACGGACTTGAAGCACAAACTCGATTGGCCGCCATTGCAATCAGTGACAAAGACATGGAAAAAGCCCGTGGGATTCTTGAAGAAGTTATCAAAGCCGATCAGAAAAACAGTAATGCGCTTTTGATGAGGGCGGGCATCTTTCTTAACGAGAAGAGCTTTGACGCCGCCACGGCCGATTTAAGAACCGTATTGCGTGATGAACCGGAATCCGAAAAAGCCCTGCTATTGCTGGCAAGCACCCATCTACAAAACGGAAAAATCGATTTGGCCCGTGAATCTCTTGAGAAAATCCTGGCTATCAATCCCAAGAATCTGATTGCGTCACGTGACTTGGCCAGATTGATGGTAAGACAAAATCAGGCTGACGCGGCATTAGCACTGTTGGAAAAAACGCAAACCAATAATGAAAAAGATGTCGAGACTGTCGTTATGCTGGTCGACTTATACGGGCAACGTAAAGACTGGCCTAAAGCTGAAGCCGCAGCCCATTCATTGCTCGACCTTAGCGATAATAAAGAATTGGCCCATTATAAAATAGCCCAAGTCAATTTAGCTCAAGGAAAAACAAAAGAAGCAGCGGATGAATTCAAAAAAGTATTGGAAATCAAACCCTTTGCTATCGACGCTGTCAGCGGATTGGTTAACAGTTACCTGGCACAAAAAGACATTAAACAAGCTGAAAAAACGCTGGATGAGATATTAGCCAAACAACCCGAAAACGGTGCTTTCCTGTCCATGCGTGGCGAAATATATCTCAAACAAAACAAATTTGTCGAAGGTGAGAAGCTTTATTCCAAAGTGGTAGAACTTTATCCTAAGTTTGAACAAGGCTATCGCGATTTGGCTTCTGTTTACTTAAGACAGGAACAAACCGATAAAGCACTTAACGTTTATCAAAAAGGATTGGGCGTCTTACCCGATAGCGTTCAGCTATTAATGGAATTTGCAGCGATTAATGAAATCACCAAAAATACCGATGCCGCAATGGCTACGTATGAAAAAGTGCTCACACTTAAGCCTGAGCATCAGCTGGCAACCAATAATTTAGCCGCATTACTGGCCAACAAAGGTGGTGAAGAAAATATTAAACGGGGATTATCGTTAGCGCAAACCTTTAAAAACTCAGATTTCCCGTCATTCTTGGATACCTTTGGCTGGTTGAGTTATCTGAATGATCAGACAGATGATGCAGTGGCCGCATTAGAAAAAGCCGTTGCGAAAGAGGCGAGAATTCCCGACCTTCATTACCATCTGGGTATGATCTATCTGAAAAAAGGGCGTAATGAAGACGCTAAACAAGCATTTGAAAAAGCACTTTCCCTTAACACGGCTTTTGATGATGCAGATAAGGCAAAAACAGAACTTGAAAAACTGAAAACAGGTTCATAATCCTTAATATAGTGGGTTGAATCTATCACCGCCATTGATGCGAGTGATAGATTCAACGGTTTTAAAGTTAGCTCTGTTTGCCTCACAACACGCGTTAAATCTCAGGGCTTATTCTGTTACAAGAAAGCTGCATTATTCAGTAGCTTCCCGTCAACTTGGTTTTAGCAATAAACCGAAATCGAAAAATTTCAGGTCATATCCCACAATTTTTGTATGTGTCTGCGTCATATGACACATTATTGAGTTTTCTCTTTTCCCAAATAAAATGTTCAGAAGCCTCAATCAATAAATCGGCTTTAAAAACGTCACTTCTCTATCAAATGGTTATTTTAATTTCAATATAATCAATTGCTTATTCTCTCATCAAAAAAATAAAATCCACATCCGCTTATTTGATAATTATTGGCTCGTTAATTGCCTTTATGAAAGTCATACTGACTTAATCGATGATATCAGTAGATCGCCACACCTGTTGCGAGACAGGGCCGGAAAGCCTATGGGTCTTGAATCAATTGACTTCAAGATAGCCGGGTCGCCTCCTTTTAAAAAGGAGGTCTGCTTAGCTTTGCGTTTTAATGAGGCCGGCAGACATCACTTCTTTTATTAGCAAATAAACCATGAGGGTTCTAAAAGTGATGACAACTAAATTAGCAAAAGCTGTATCTATGGCAATTGCAGGTTCAGCCTTAACAATCGGTTCAATATCAAGCGCATCTGCGCATACGATGTACAACACAGAAATACGAACTGGCGTTGATAGTAACGGAATACCAAATCGTATATCTGGTACAGACGGTTTTGTATATGGCTTTCAAAATGCCAATTATCCTAACGTAACAGGATGGGTAGGCACCGGCACTGGTATTTCCAGCAATCTGCCATTCAACTACTCCGGCAAAGCTCATTTGAACTGGGCCGCCGAATTGCATCATGCAGGCAGTTCTTTGGAAATCTCCAAAGCCGACGCTCTAACTCGATACGGCTCGTCAATCAGTGATGCAGAAATTGATACCGGCGCAGGAGCATGGCAAGATGCAGGAATAGATGGCAACGGCAACCCTACAGTAAACGGACCTACCGGCTGGAAGCATCAAACCGATATCGGTTTGATCAAAGCCGAAGAAACCATGTTCATAACGCTCAAACCCTCAGTAGTCACTGGAACAGGCTTTGATATCCAAAACTTCGGTATCACTGTGTTTACTGGCATGGATAAGAACACTGGTGATTACAGTCACCATGGCTCGTGGAACTGCCCAGGGTGTCTTTCAGGTGGCAACCCCGCACCAAAACCCTATGATGCCAATGATCCATTTGGCACCCAAGGGTTAACCTATTTGATCCACGACGCAACTGTAGATGGCTTGAATGGCTTGACGTTCAAGGCAGTTGCAGGACAAGAGTATTCTGTATACATCGGTGGAGCAGGCGTAGGCCGCTGGAATGCAAACGTCGCTGACTATAAACTGGAAATAACCACTTCAGCTGTCCCAATCCCAGCTGCCGTCTGGCTGATGGGCAGTGGTCTGGTAGGCTTGATGTCATTTGGCCGTAAAAAAGAAAAAACAGCTTAAATTACACCCGTTCCAAAATGAGCAGTTCATCTGCCGGACCGCAGGACATTATCTCAGCGGTTCTTAAAGCCTGTTTAAGTCACAGGCCAATCAGAACCTCAAAACCGGCAAGCCAAGGATGGCTTTTACTGCTTTAAATCAGGAACTCACTTTAATGACAATACAAAGCGAGTTGCTACTGTTCAATTATTCTTGATCGTAAAACTTTGCACCATCTAGGTAAATTGAGATAACTGATCGCTAACCTTATTCGTTGAAATTTTTTTATCCAGCACAACATCAAAGCGCATAATTCTACCCTGAGCTGTTTTTGCATAAGTATCAAATACGTGTGAAATAGACATCGATATTTCCTATTAAAACGGGTTGCCCTTGGAAAAGTGAGTTCCATCTATTTATTTAATTAAGTATTTAAAGTATAGGAGGATAGCAGCGGTAACTAGCAGAGCTTAACAACTAAGCATTATCCGTCATGTACCTGACAGATTTTTTCGTTATCACGATGGGTTTGCGGTTCTTTTGTTAATCCACAGCTGGGGTATCCTCAAAAAATTCGCCAAGGACCAGCGTCCTTGGCGTAAGTTTTAGCCATTTAATTGTTTGATCAATGCAGCCAATTCATCTTGACCGGCTGAATCCAGTGGGAGTAACGGTTTGCGCGGAACACCTGCGTCAAATCCGCGCAATTGCAGGCCGGCTTTGATCGTCGTAGGTAAACCACCCTTAAGAATAAATTGCAGCAATGGGAGCTGTTTGTAAAATACTTCGCGCGCCTGCTTTAAATCACCCGCCAGGCTCGCCTCATACAGCTTCAACGGCCAGGCAGGAATCAGGTTGGGCGCAGCCGTGCACCAACCGGCAGCGCCTGCGGCAAAAGCTTCCAATGCCAAGGGATTACTACCGTTATAGAAGGGGATTTCTTCATTGGAAAGCTGGGAGATTCGATGCATGCGTTGAATATCGCCAGAACTTTCCTTAACCATGGTCACGTTATCAATCTCCTTGATGATGTGCACGATTAACTCGGGAGACAAATCCAGACCGCTGGTAGCCGGGTTGTTATAGAGCATCACGGGAATGCCGATAGCCTCGCTGATTGTAGCGTAATGCTGAAAAATTTCCCGTTCCGTCAGTTTCCAATAAGAAATAGGTAAAACCATTACCGCGTCTGCACCCACTTTTTCGGCAAACTTTGCTCGGCGCACTGCGTTTTGAGTAGTCAGATCGGATATCCCAACCACTGTCGGTACTCGTTTCGCGACTTGTTTTACCGAGGCCTCCGCCACCGTATTCCATTCCTCATCGGTTAGGTACGCACTCTCGCCAGTGCTGCCCAGTGGAGCAATTGCATGAGAGCCATCCTGGATAAGACGATCAATTAATTGCCCTAGTAGTTTTGAAGCAACGCGTGCTGATTCAATCTGGAAGTAGCTTGGTCAAGACCGGATTTTATGTGTGTTATCGAACAGACACCCTCAAAGGAATCGAAAATAATTCGATTGACACCGTACTAACGGAAAGGCATCTAAATCACTTCTTTAAAAGACTATCCTCCATGACTCAAACCCAATGTCTTGCCGTGTTTCCAGATGCCGGCGTCCAGAAACGCGGTGACAATTTTGAAAACCATGAGTTATTTACCTATATCAGGGGGTGACTTACTTGAAACCGAACACGACGTGTCTAAAAATCGGATTACCTTGGAGAAATTCCAAAGCAATCCATTCAGATTGCGAATGCCTCTCACCAACCCGGAGGGGTTTTATCGTCATTATGTCGAACTAATTGATGATCCTAAAACACTGGATCGCATGACATCGATGCTTTGCTCTATCTGTAAATTTGCCCGTTACGAATAGAGGGGCATTAAAGGCGCAGGGGATGTCGTTCCCGATAGAGCGCATTCAATTTCAGTAGAAGACCAAATTTCCTGCGTCCATTTAGCTGAAGAAACGTGCCCTGTACGTTTGTTCGACGAGCTGTTGAAAAACCGCGGCCTGGAACAGGTTGAGTGGAAATTAGAGTGGTCAAATCGAGCGTGGGTTGGCCGATCCCGTTTTCGCAAGAATGTTGATGATCGGGTGCAGACCCTGCGGCACTCCAGTGAGACAACTGCGTCGCTTATTTCAACCACGTGCTTGACAAGAACGGCACGCAACTGGCTCTGTTTCCGTATAACGACGCCGCCAACTGAGAGTAAGGATGCGAATCAGCTGAGCGTGAGCATGGCTGACCAAGAGCCGCCTCTCGTTAATCTTCTTTCCACTGAAGCAAAGGCGAAATATGTAGAAGGTCACAATACAATCAAAGAGGTTTCACGAAGAATACAGGATGACGGTTACAGAGAGGGCCATGGCCGGCGGAATGTGGCTTTGGTCGGTGATTGGCGTATTGCTGGCAATCCTGCTGGTCGTCGTTATCCTCAAACGGTCCAAAAAATAAGTCGGGCCGCGGCATTACTGATACGTGAACTGTAAACCATGAAAGGAGAACCGCTATGCTAATCAAATTAACGACGAATAAATCAGTGAGTGACACTGCGAATGCCTTACAGGCCGCCGTTCAGGCGAACCATTTTGGCGTCATGCAGGTTCATAACCTAAAAGACACCATGACCAAGAAAGGCGTGGAGTTCACCCGCGAATGCCAGATTTTTGAGGTGTGCCAACCTCAACAAGCAAAGAAGGTGCTCGATGAAAACATGAGTGTCTCCACCGCACTGCCATGCCGGATTTCCATTTACGAGGAGGACGGCAAAACGGTAATGGCAACATTGAAGCCAACCACGCTTCTGGCGATGTTCAACACGCCCCAACTGGCAGAAGTGGCTCAGGAAGTGGAAGACACTATCGTTAAAATCATGAACCAGGCTGCGTTGGCCTGATCGGCTCAGTCTTTAATGTTCTGCGGGTTTGGATCCTAATCACTATTGCCGGCAGAAAGTCGTATCAAAACCCGCTCAAAGTATTGTGGAGGGCGGTAAATCAGGGTTTGGAAGCAATCCTAAATAAAGCCAGGAGATCGCTATGCAGCATCATGATCACGTTACTGAAGATAATCCAGAAACTAAAATGTCGCATGCAGGAGGCGATCACCATGCGCACATGGCGGCCGATTTCCAGAAACGCTTCTGGATATCGCTGGCCCTGACCCTGCCAATTTTGCTGCTGTCACCTATGCTGCAAAAGCTGGTGGGACTGCGGGATGCCATTAGTTTTTCCGGCGATCTTTACCTGTTGTTTGGCTTTGCCTCGGCGGTGTTTTGGTATGGCGGCTGGCCGTTCCTGAAAGGGTTATTCAAGGAACTGAAATCTCGCCAGGCCGGCATGATGACACTGGTCGCCGTCGCCATCAGCACCGCCTATATATATAGCAGCGCAGTGGTATTTGGCCTGACCGGTAAGATGTTCTTCTGGGAGCTGGCCACCCTGGTCGACATCATGTTGGTGGGGCACTGGATCGAGATGAAATCGGTGATGGGCGCCTCAAAGGCGCTGGAGGCGCTGGCCAAATTGATGCCCTCCGACGCCCACAAACTGATGCCGGATGGCAGTGTGAAAGAGGTGCCTCTCGGCGAGTTGGTGCTGGATGACAAGGTGCTGATCAAGCCGGGCGAGAAAATCCCTGCCGATGGTGTCATCATCAAAGGCGAGAGCTCGGTTAATGAGGCCATGCTAACCGGGGAATCGAATCCCGTCAGCAAAAAATCCAGCGATAAGGTCATCGGTGGCGCCATTAACGGTGAAGGTTCATTGAC comes from Methylicorpusculum oleiharenae and encodes:
- a CDS encoding DUF302 domain-containing protein — its product is MLIKLTTNKSVSDTANALQAAVQANHFGVMQVHNLKDTMTKKGVEFTRECQIFEVCQPQQAKKVLDENMSVSTALPCRISIYEEDGKTVMATLKPTTLLAMFNTPQLAEVAQEVEDTIVKIMNQAALA
- a CDS encoding dihydrodipicolinate synthase family protein, whose protein sequence is MESARVASKLLGQLIDRLIQDGSHAIAPLGSTGESAYLTDEEWNTVAEASVKQVAKRVPTVVGISDLTTQNAVRRAKFAEKVGADAVMVLPISYWKLTEREIFQHYATISEAIGIPVMLYNNPATSGLDLSPELIVHIIKEIDNVTMVKESSGDIQRMHRISQLSNEEIPFYNGSNPLALEAFAAGAAGWCTAAPNLIPAWPLKLYEASLAGDLKQAREVFYKQLPLLQFILKGGLPTTIKAGLQLRGFDAGVPRKPLLPLDSAGQDELAALIKQLNG
- a CDS encoding tetratricopeptide repeat protein, with translation MIAVQFIHRLLLVITLALLTACGSSQEREQKYLEKAQSFYDQNNLEKARVELKNVLQINPKNMDANFLLAQVEEKSQNWQKVFGLLSAVVEGQPDRFDAQVKLGKLFLISGNVEKAEEKADLVLAKAPENIDALALKGAIFLRKEDPTQAKALFEKVLALEPGQQDATLLMVKILGDEKKIDEALQLVESALKVHPDAINLALVKINILSAQGKKDQVEAEMKALAMQFPENENLNYGLAKFYASDKRIDEAEQVLNNLITKLPEADGPKLALVDFLISQRSKDIAETKLQALIKENPKNFSLRFALLRIYQDQPDRIKEVLNTIVADDPGGKHGLEAQTRLAAIAISDKDMEKARGILEEVIKADQKNSNALLMRAGIFLNEKSFDAATADLRTVLRDEPESEKALLLLASTHLQNGKIDLARESLEKILAINPKNLIASRDLARLMVRQNQADAALALLEKTQTNNEKDVETVVMLVDLYGQRKDWPKAEAAAHSLLDLSDNKELAHYKIAQVNLAQGKTKEAADEFKKVLEIKPFAIDAVSGLVNSYLAQKDIKQAEKTLDEILAKQPENGAFLSMRGEIYLKQNKFVEGEKLYSKVVELYPKFEQGYRDLASVYLRQEQTDKALNVYQKGLGVLPDSVQLLMEFAAINEITKNTDAAMATYEKVLTLKPEHQLATNNLAALLANKGGEENIKRGLSLAQTFKNSDFPSFLDTFGWLSYLNDQTDDAVAALEKAVAKEARIPDLHYHLGMIYLKKGRNEDAKQAFEKALSLNTAFDDADKAKTELEKLKTGS
- a CDS encoding DUF2024 family protein; translation: MSISHVFDTYAKTAQGRIMRFDVVLDKKISTNKVSDQLSQFT
- a CDS encoding VPLPA-CTERM sorting domain-containing protein, producing the protein MTTKLAKAVSMAIAGSALTIGSISSASAHTMYNTEIRTGVDSNGIPNRISGTDGFVYGFQNANYPNVTGWVGTGTGISSNLPFNYSGKAHLNWAAELHHAGSSLEISKADALTRYGSSISDAEIDTGAGAWQDAGIDGNGNPTVNGPTGWKHQTDIGLIKAEETMFITLKPSVVTGTGFDIQNFGITVFTGMDKNTGDYSHHGSWNCPGCLSGGNPAPKPYDANDPFGTQGLTYLIHDATVDGLNGLTFKAVAGQEYSVYIGGAGVGRWNANVADYKLEITTSAVPIPAAVWLMGSGLVGLMSFGRKKEKTA